Part of the Deinococcus fonticola genome, TTTTCATCTGGAGTTGACGCGCCGGCTGGATCACCGGCTGGGGGCCCTTCATGGCCTGAGTTTCAGTGATTTCATCCTGTTGCGGGCTTTGGCGCTGGCGCCGGCCGGGCGCCTGCCACGCGGCGATCTGGCGCTGGAGGTGGGCCTGACGGCCTCAGGCGTCACACGCGCGCTGCTGCCGCTTGAAAAACTGGGGTTGATTGTCCGGGAGGCCAACGAACGAGATGCCCGCGTGAGTTATGCCGCCCTGACGCCGGCGGGGTTGGCGCTTGTGGAACATGCGGCCATCACGACCGAACAGATCAGTCAGGACGTTCTTGGAAAACTGTCCACGGAAGGGCAAATGCAGTTCCTACAACTGGTCGAGGAGATCAGCCGCTAGTCCAGGCTGCTGGCAGTAGTGACAGATTCAGCAATGGGCCACGCAAAGAGAAACGTCCGAATGTCGCAGGGCACTTCTGCACAGCATTCGGACGTTTTTTTAGGGCAGAGAATCAGATGACGTCAGGTGTGCCCCCATATCCAACTACCCTGTCGACTTCACTCCCTTCGTTCGGTCATTCAGTTGCTCAAAAAGCACGTCATCTTGTGCTTTTACTCGTCGTCCCCGGCT contains:
- a CDS encoding MarR family winged helix-turn-helix transcriptional regulator; this encodes MTPTSLATLLRFHRFHLELTRRLDHRLGALHGLSFSDFILLRALALAPAGRLPRGDLALEVGLTASGVTRALLPLEKLGLIVREANERDARVSYAALTPAGLALVEHAAITTEQISQDVLGKLSTEGQMQFLQLVEEISR